The nucleotide sequence TACTTCCTGCGCTGCGGGATCCCGTACTACCTCCGGCAGCTGCCGCACCTCATCGACGACGCGATCGAGGAGCGGGCGCCTCGGATCCGCGCGCGGACGCTCGTCCTGGTGGGTGACCGGGACGCCGTGGTCGACCGCCCGTTCGCGCGCGACCTCGCCGCCCGCATCCCGCGCGGGACGTACCGCGTGGCCCGGGGCCCGCACGTCGTCATGTACGGAGATCCCCTCGGGGTCGCGCGCGCGATCGTGGAGCATGCCCGGGCCGGCTGAGGCGGCGGATGCGCGGCCGCCGCACCGCGGGCCGGTCACGCCCGTCGCGGCCGGGCAGGATGGAGGGGTGACCGCTGCCGGACCCGACCAGCTCCCGCCGCTCCCGCTCCTCCGCAAGGCGCTCGACTGGGCGCTCGACTACGCGTACGTCCTCCGCTGGCAGATCGCGGCCACGCTCTCCCGCGACGACGCCCGCTCCTTCGAGGACGGGCGCGACGACCGGCCGACGATCCTCGTGCTGCCGGGCGTCTACGAGCGCTGGCAGTTCATGCTCCCGATCATCCGGCGGCTGCACGCGCGCGGGCACGGCGTGCACGTGGTCGGCGCGCTCGGCGCGAACGTGGGTCGGATCGCCGAGATGTCACGCCGGGCCCGCGCGTACCTCGAGGCCGAGGACCTGCGCGACGTCGTCATCGTCGCGCACAGCAAGGGCGGTCTCATCGGCAAGCACCTCATGGCGTTCGGCGACCCGGACC is from Clavibacter sp. A6099 and encodes:
- a CDS encoding esterase/lipase family protein; the protein is MTAAGPDQLPPLPLLRKALDWALDYAYVLRWQIAATLSRDDARSFEDGRDDRPTILVLPGVYERWQFMLPIIRRLHARGHGVHVVGALGANVGRIAEMSRRARAYLEAEDLRDVVIVAHSKGGLIGKHLMAFGDPDRRIRAMVAINAPFGGSSYARLFPVRSIRDFSPRDAALVELGRSREVNGRITSLFARFDPHIPGGSALDGATDERVRASGHFRIMGDEDVLRRVEAAIDRAGTPPAPPA